The proteins below are encoded in one region of Amycolatopsis magusensis:
- the ligD gene encoding non-homologous end-joining DNA ligase → MSKSPAVELEVGPRTVRLSNPDRVYFPARGETKLDLANYYLSVGEGIVRALRERPCMLHRFPSGVAGEKVHQKRVPNGAPPWLETVRVHFPRYGRHADELCVTELASVIWAVQMSTVEFHPWNSRRADTESPDEWRIDLDPMPECDFARVRRVATVAHEVLDDLGITGWPKTSGGDGLHIYVRIEPNWGFQEVRRAARAFAVEVERRAPDDVTTEWWRKDRAPDKVFVDFNQNTRDHTIASAYSVRGVPEAVVSTPITWSEVDSVEPRECTIGMVSRRFAEIGDPHEKIDDTAHQLDTLLEWADRDGLD, encoded by the coding sequence ATGAGCAAGTCACCCGCGGTGGAACTCGAGGTCGGCCCGCGCACGGTGCGGTTGTCGAACCCGGACCGGGTCTACTTCCCCGCCCGGGGTGAGACCAAGCTCGACCTGGCCAACTACTACCTGTCGGTGGGCGAGGGCATCGTGCGCGCGCTGCGGGAGCGGCCGTGCATGCTGCACCGGTTCCCGTCCGGGGTCGCCGGGGAGAAGGTGCACCAGAAGCGCGTGCCGAACGGCGCGCCGCCGTGGCTGGAGACGGTGCGGGTGCACTTCCCGCGTTACGGCAGGCACGCCGACGAGCTGTGCGTGACCGAACTGGCCAGTGTCATCTGGGCGGTGCAGATGTCCACTGTGGAGTTCCACCCGTGGAACTCCCGCCGGGCGGACACCGAGAGCCCCGACGAGTGGCGCATCGACCTGGATCCCATGCCGGAGTGCGACTTCGCCCGTGTGCGGCGGGTCGCCACCGTGGCGCACGAGGTGCTCGACGACCTCGGCATCACCGGCTGGCCCAAGACCTCGGGCGGCGACGGTCTGCACATCTACGTGCGGATCGAGCCGAACTGGGGGTTCCAGGAGGTCCGGCGGGCCGCACGGGCCTTCGCCGTGGAGGTCGAGCGCCGCGCGCCGGACGACGTGACCACCGAGTGGTGGCGCAAGGACCGCGCCCCGGACAAGGTCTTCGTCGACTTCAACCAGAACACCCGGGACCACACCATCGCCAGCGCCTACTCGGTGCGCGGGGTGCCGGAAGCGGTGGTCTCCACCCCGATCACCTGGTCCGAGGTCGACTCGGTCGAACCGCGTGAATGCACCATCGGCATGGTCTCGCGGCGGTTCGCCGAAATCGGTGACCCGCACGAGAAGATCGATGACACCGCCCACCAGCTGGACACCCTGCTGGAGTGGGCGGACCGCGACGGCCTCGACTGA
- a CDS encoding YbaB/EbfC family nucleoid-associated protein, which produces MTDKPTPRPSKKPPAKPAKADRVAIVKALQELSVEAGSPDGNVSLSVNTDGVMTRLRLAPGAAKLSPAQLADLVLRTYTQAQRESAQRSAELLGPLGNAGYLSDRLRWRIGFQPPSAAASPGAAEAKGGKAGSGVLRDRSGTWREPERRSEPESDDEFYEKGVRFDPSW; this is translated from the coding sequence ATGACCGACAAGCCGACGCCGCGGCCGTCGAAGAAGCCACCGGCGAAACCGGCCAAGGCGGACCGGGTGGCCATCGTCAAGGCGCTGCAGGAGCTGTCGGTGGAAGCCGGTTCCCCCGACGGCAACGTCAGCCTTTCGGTGAACACCGACGGGGTGATGACCCGGCTGCGGCTGGCGCCGGGGGCGGCGAAGCTGTCCCCCGCCCAGCTCGCCGACCTGGTGCTGCGCACCTATACCCAGGCCCAGCGCGAGTCCGCCCAGCGCAGCGCCGAGTTGCTCGGCCCGCTGGGCAACGCCGGTTACCTCAGCGACCGGCTGCGCTGGCGGATCGGGTTCCAGCCGCCCTCGGCCGCCGCCTCCCCCGGCGCGGCCGAGGCCAAGGGCGGGAAGGCCGGGTCCGGCGTGCTCCGGGACCGGTCCGGCACGTGGCGCGAGCCCGAGCGCCGCAGCGAGCCCGAATCGGATGACGAGTTCTACGAGAAGGGCGTGCGGTTCGATCCGTCGTGGTGA